In Janthinobacterium rivuli, a single genomic region encodes these proteins:
- the secE gene encoding preprotein translocase subunit SecE, giving the protein MSNQSVQTVSTSSDKIKVALAIVAAIAGVVGFYYLAGQPALVRASALVAGLVIAVALLYISTTGREFLNFAKEAVRETKKVVWPTRKEATQITAIVFAFVLVMAIFLWGTDKLLEFLLYDVILGWKK; this is encoded by the coding sequence ATGTCAAATCAATCCGTGCAAACCGTTAGCACGTCGAGTGACAAGATAAAAGTCGCGCTGGCAATAGTAGCTGCGATTGCAGGAGTAGTCGGGTTTTATTACCTGGCAGGCCAACCAGCTCTGGTGCGTGCAAGCGCGCTTGTGGCTGGTTTGGTTATTGCTGTTGCGCTCTTGTATATCTCGACGACCGGCCGTGAATTTCTCAATTTCGCCAAAGAAGCTGTGCGCGAAACCAAGAAAGTCGTTTGGCCTACCCGCAAAGAAGCCACGCAGATTACTGCGATCGTGTTTGCCTTTGTGCTGGTCATGGCGATTTTCCTGTGGGGTACGGATAAATTGCTCGAGTTTTTGTTGTATGACGTAATTCTGGGTTGGAAAAAATAA